The following are from one region of the Hippocampus zosterae strain Florida chromosome 9, ASM2543408v3, whole genome shotgun sequence genome:
- the kif17 gene encoding kinesin-like protein KIF17 isoform X2: protein MGSESVKVVVRCRPLNDRETALGSKMVLTMDLQRCQCFIKKPMSADEPPKQFTFDGTYFTDQTTEQMYNESAYPLVEGVTEGYNGTIFAYGQTGSGKSFTMQGVTEPPAQRGVIPRAFEHIFESIQCSENTKFLVRASYLEIYNEEIRDLLGSDTKQRLELKEHPERGVYARDLSMHTVHNVAECESMMERGWRNRAVAYTFMNKDSSRSHSIFSIHLEMCRTDAAGQDHLRVGKLNLVDLAGSERQSKTGATGERLREATKINLSLSALGNVISALVDGRSKYVPYRDSKLTRLLQDSLGGKTRTLMVACLSPADSNYEESLCTLRYANRAKSIQNRPCINEDPKDALLREYQEEIKKLRALISGQLGSVAPVPSVMPKHQAEVCPNSTDREKDKIKKDYEERLAKLQADFSAERESKAKLQQDITTLRASYDSKLSGLEKIKTSRERSTPKNASSSSVTTEETFPSNANELSQSIVPHAADRIPKSPDGVPEESPGVGTAGDVEQKEALERLQRLEQEVVGGEQARNKEFQQRQRQRRKVADQRKAQLVQALSDNSEESDNVLFSVYDSIQEEVHAKGQMLSKVQGKLKAAKLEIRDLQAEFEEERNDYLVTIRRLEREGQLLHGLLERMAPLVRRDCNYSSLERLKREAAWDEESTAWRIPDVTIQRTTLPSGGTFHLSPPRGLAADAKDIVVEEDRYKELLDRSDSENIANAYFRCKRANQLRGGETAMGHGEVFFFFLGHCRTFDRTR, encoded by the exons ATGGGGTCCGAATCTGTGAAGGTGGTGGTCCGGTGCAGGCCCCTTAATGACAGAGAGACAGCTCTGGGTTCCAAAATGGTGCTGACCATGGACCTACAGCGGTGCCAGTGTTTCATCAAGAAGCCCATGTCAGCTGATGAGCCCCCCAAGCAATTCACCTTTGATGGGACTTACTTCACCGATCAAACTACAGAACAGATGTACAACGAGAGCGCCTATCCATTAGTAGAG GGAGTCACGGAAGGATACAATGGCACAATATTTGCTTATGGCCAAACAGGAAGCGGCAAGTCCTTTACTATGCAGGGGGTGACTGAGCCCCCGGCCCAGAGGGGGGTCATCCCACGAGCCTTTGAGCACATCTTCGAGAGCATTCAG tgtTCAGAAAATACCAAGTTCCTTGTAAGGGCGTCCTACTTGGAGATTTACAATGAAGAAATAAGAGACCTCTTGGGCAGTGACACTAAGCAGAGATTAGAG CTGAAAGAGCACCCGGAGCGTGGGGTGTACGCCCGGGACCTGTCCATGCACACGGTACACAACGTGGCGGAGTGTGAGAGCATGATGGAGCGCGGCTGGCGGAACCGCGCCGTGGCCTACACCTTCATGAACAAAGATTCGTCTCGCTCACACTCAATCTTCAGCATCCACCTGGAGATGTGTCGCACAG ATGCAGCAGGCCAGGACCACCTCCGAGTCGGGAAGCTCAATCTGGTAGATCTGGCGGGGAGTGAACGTCAGTCCAAAACGGGCGCAACGGGCGAACGTTTGCGCGAGGCCACCAAGATCAACTTGTCTCTCTCGGCCCTGGGCAACGTCATTTCAGCCCTGGTGGATGGCCGCTCCAAATATGTCCCCTACCGCGACTCCAAACTCACCCGGCTGCTGCAGGACTCGCTGGGGGGCAAAACTCGAACCCTGATGGTGGCCTGCCTCTCCCCGGCCGACAGCAACTACGAGGAGAGCCTGTGCACGCTGCGTTACGCCAACCGCGCCAAAAGCATCCAGAACCGGCCGTGCATAAACGAAGACCCCAAGGATGCGCTGCTGCGGGAGTACCAGGAGGAGATCAAGAAGCTGCGGGCCCTCATCTCAGGCCAGCTGGGCTCTGTTGCTCCCGTTCCAT CTGTGATGCCCAAGCATCAAGCAGAGGTTTGCCCCAACTCCACCGACAGGGAAAAGGACAAGATTAAAAAG GACTACGAGGAGAGGCTGGCCAAGCTGCAGGCCGACTTCAGCGCTGAGCGGGAGTCCAAGGCCAAGCTGCAGCAGGACATTACTACTCTGCGCGCCTCCTATGACAGCAAACTGTCTGGCCTGGAGAAGATCAAAACCAGCAGGGAGAGGTCTACCCCAAAGAATG CGAGCTCCAGCAGTGTCACAACAGAGGAAACGTTCCCGAGCAACGCAAATGAG CTGAGCCAGTCCATTGTGCCACATGCTGCTGATCGGATCCCAAAAAGTCCAGATGGAGTCCCAGAAGAGTCGCCTGGTGTCGGTACAGCAGGGGATGTGGAGCAAAAAGAAGCCTTGGAGAG GCTTCAGAGGCTGGAGCAGGAGGTGGTCGGCGGTGAGCAAGCCCGCAACAAAGAATTCCAGCAGAGGCAGCGGCAGAGGAGGAAGGTGGCCGATCAGAGGAAAGCTCAGCTCGTTCAAGCTTTGTCGGACAACAGCGAGGAGAGCGACAACGTGCTGTTCAGTGTCTACGACTCCATTCAGGAGGAGGTCCACGCCAAAGGCCAGATGCTGTCTAAGGTCCAGGGAAAG CTGAAAGCAGCCAAATTAGAGATTCGTGACCTGCAGGCAGAGTTTGAAGAGGAGCGGAATGATTATCTCGTGACCATTCGTCGCCTGGAACGCGAGGGCCAGCTGCTTCACGGTCTGCTTGAGCGCATGGCGCCACTCGTTCGCCGGGACTGCAACTACAGCAGCCTGGAGCGCCTGAAGAGAGAGGCCGCATGGGACGAGGAGAGCACTGCCTGGAGGATTCCCGACGTGACGATCCAGAGAACCACGCTGCCCTCGGGTGGGACTTTCCAT CTCTCCCCGCCCAGAGGCCTGGCAGCCGATGCCAAAGACATCGTG GTTGAGGAGGACCGTTACAAAGAGCTGCTGGACCGAAGCGACAGTGAAAACATTGCCAACGCTTACTTCAGATGCAAGAGGGCCAACCAGTTGCGTGGGGGTGAAACAGCCATGGGTcacggtgaggttttttttttttttttaggacactGTCGTACTTTTGATAGGACACGGTAA
- the kif17 gene encoding kinesin-like protein KIF17 isoform X1 — MGSESVKVVVRCRPLNDRETALGSKMVLTMDLQRCQCFIKKPMSADEPPKQFTFDGTYFTDQTTEQMYNESAYPLVEGVTEGYNGTIFAYGQTGSGKSFTMQGVTEPPAQRGVIPRAFEHIFESIQCSENTKFLVRASYLEIYNEEIRDLLGSDTKQRLELKEHPERGVYARDLSMHTVHNVAECESMMERGWRNRAVAYTFMNKDSSRSHSIFSIHLEMCRTDAAGQDHLRVGKLNLVDLAGSERQSKTGATGERLREATKINLSLSALGNVISALVDGRSKYVPYRDSKLTRLLQDSLGGKTRTLMVACLSPADSNYEESLCTLRYANRAKSIQNRPCINEDPKDALLREYQEEIKKLRALISGQLGSVAPVPSVMPKHQAEVCPNSTDREKDKIKKDYEERLAKLQADFSAERESKAKLQQDITTLRASYDSKLSGLEKIKTSRERSTPKNASSSSVTTEETFPSNANELSQSIVPHAADRIPKSPDGVPEESPGVGTAGDVEQKEALERLQRLEQEVVGGEQARNKEFQQRQRQRRKVADQRKAQLVQALSDNSEESDNVLFSVYDSIQEEVHAKGQMLSKVQGKLKAAKLEIRDLQAEFEEERNDYLVTIRRLEREGQLLHGLLERMAPLVRRDCNYSSLERLKREAAWDEESTAWRIPDVTIQRTTLPSGGTFHLSPPRGLAADAKDIVQVEEDRYKELLDRSDSENIANAYFRCKRANQLRGGETAMGHGEVFFFFLGHCRTFDRTR; from the exons ATGGGGTCCGAATCTGTGAAGGTGGTGGTCCGGTGCAGGCCCCTTAATGACAGAGAGACAGCTCTGGGTTCCAAAATGGTGCTGACCATGGACCTACAGCGGTGCCAGTGTTTCATCAAGAAGCCCATGTCAGCTGATGAGCCCCCCAAGCAATTCACCTTTGATGGGACTTACTTCACCGATCAAACTACAGAACAGATGTACAACGAGAGCGCCTATCCATTAGTAGAG GGAGTCACGGAAGGATACAATGGCACAATATTTGCTTATGGCCAAACAGGAAGCGGCAAGTCCTTTACTATGCAGGGGGTGACTGAGCCCCCGGCCCAGAGGGGGGTCATCCCACGAGCCTTTGAGCACATCTTCGAGAGCATTCAG tgtTCAGAAAATACCAAGTTCCTTGTAAGGGCGTCCTACTTGGAGATTTACAATGAAGAAATAAGAGACCTCTTGGGCAGTGACACTAAGCAGAGATTAGAG CTGAAAGAGCACCCGGAGCGTGGGGTGTACGCCCGGGACCTGTCCATGCACACGGTACACAACGTGGCGGAGTGTGAGAGCATGATGGAGCGCGGCTGGCGGAACCGCGCCGTGGCCTACACCTTCATGAACAAAGATTCGTCTCGCTCACACTCAATCTTCAGCATCCACCTGGAGATGTGTCGCACAG ATGCAGCAGGCCAGGACCACCTCCGAGTCGGGAAGCTCAATCTGGTAGATCTGGCGGGGAGTGAACGTCAGTCCAAAACGGGCGCAACGGGCGAACGTTTGCGCGAGGCCACCAAGATCAACTTGTCTCTCTCGGCCCTGGGCAACGTCATTTCAGCCCTGGTGGATGGCCGCTCCAAATATGTCCCCTACCGCGACTCCAAACTCACCCGGCTGCTGCAGGACTCGCTGGGGGGCAAAACTCGAACCCTGATGGTGGCCTGCCTCTCCCCGGCCGACAGCAACTACGAGGAGAGCCTGTGCACGCTGCGTTACGCCAACCGCGCCAAAAGCATCCAGAACCGGCCGTGCATAAACGAAGACCCCAAGGATGCGCTGCTGCGGGAGTACCAGGAGGAGATCAAGAAGCTGCGGGCCCTCATCTCAGGCCAGCTGGGCTCTGTTGCTCCCGTTCCAT CTGTGATGCCCAAGCATCAAGCAGAGGTTTGCCCCAACTCCACCGACAGGGAAAAGGACAAGATTAAAAAG GACTACGAGGAGAGGCTGGCCAAGCTGCAGGCCGACTTCAGCGCTGAGCGGGAGTCCAAGGCCAAGCTGCAGCAGGACATTACTACTCTGCGCGCCTCCTATGACAGCAAACTGTCTGGCCTGGAGAAGATCAAAACCAGCAGGGAGAGGTCTACCCCAAAGAATG CGAGCTCCAGCAGTGTCACAACAGAGGAAACGTTCCCGAGCAACGCAAATGAG CTGAGCCAGTCCATTGTGCCACATGCTGCTGATCGGATCCCAAAAAGTCCAGATGGAGTCCCAGAAGAGTCGCCTGGTGTCGGTACAGCAGGGGATGTGGAGCAAAAAGAAGCCTTGGAGAG GCTTCAGAGGCTGGAGCAGGAGGTGGTCGGCGGTGAGCAAGCCCGCAACAAAGAATTCCAGCAGAGGCAGCGGCAGAGGAGGAAGGTGGCCGATCAGAGGAAAGCTCAGCTCGTTCAAGCTTTGTCGGACAACAGCGAGGAGAGCGACAACGTGCTGTTCAGTGTCTACGACTCCATTCAGGAGGAGGTCCACGCCAAAGGCCAGATGCTGTCTAAGGTCCAGGGAAAG CTGAAAGCAGCCAAATTAGAGATTCGTGACCTGCAGGCAGAGTTTGAAGAGGAGCGGAATGATTATCTCGTGACCATTCGTCGCCTGGAACGCGAGGGCCAGCTGCTTCACGGTCTGCTTGAGCGCATGGCGCCACTCGTTCGCCGGGACTGCAACTACAGCAGCCTGGAGCGCCTGAAGAGAGAGGCCGCATGGGACGAGGAGAGCACTGCCTGGAGGATTCCCGACGTGACGATCCAGAGAACCACGCTGCCCTCGGGTGGGACTTTCCAT CTCTCCCCGCCCAGAGGCCTGGCAGCCGATGCCAAAGACATCGTG CAGGTTGAGGAGGACCGTTACAAAGAGCTGCTGGACCGAAGCGACAGTGAAAACATTGCCAACGCTTACTTCAGATGCAAGAGGGCCAACCAGTTGCGTGGGGGTGAAACAGCCATGGGTcacggtgaggttttttttttttttttaggacactGTCGTACTTTTGATAGGACACGGTAA
- the kif17 gene encoding kinesin-like protein KIF17 isoform X3: MGSESVKVVVRCRPLNDRETALGSKMVLTMDLQRCQCFIKKPMSADEPPKQFTFDGTYFTDQTTEQMYNESAYPLVEGVTEGYNGTIFAYGQTGSGKSFTMQGVTEPPAQRGVIPRAFEHIFESIQCSENTKFLVRASYLEIYNEEIRDLLGSDTKQRLELKEHPERGVYARDLSMHTVHNVAECESMMERGWRNRAVAYTFMNKDSSRSHSIFSIHLEMCRTDAAGQDHLRVGKLNLVDLAGSERQSKTGATGERLREATKINLSLSALGNVISALVDGRSKYVPYRDSKLTRLLQDSLGGKTRTLMVACLSPADSNYEESLCTLRYANRAKSIQNRPCINEDPKDALLREYQEEIKKLRALISGQLGSVAPVPSVMPKHQAEVCPNSTDREKDKIKKDYEERLAKLQADFSAERESKAKLQQDITTLRASYDSKLSGLEKIKTSRERSTPKNASSSSVTTEETFPSNANELSQSIVPHAADRIPKSPDGVPEESPGVGTAGDVEQKEALERLQRLEQEVVGGEQARNKEFQQRQRQRRKVADQRKAQLVQALSDNSEESDNVLFSVYDSIQEEVHAKGQMLSKVQGKLKAAKLEIRDLQAEFEEERNDYLVTIRRLEREGQLLHGLLERMAPLVRRDCNYSSLERLKREAAWDEESTAWRIPDVTIQRTTLPSGGTFHLSPPRGLAADAKDIVPRVP; the protein is encoded by the exons ATGGGGTCCGAATCTGTGAAGGTGGTGGTCCGGTGCAGGCCCCTTAATGACAGAGAGACAGCTCTGGGTTCCAAAATGGTGCTGACCATGGACCTACAGCGGTGCCAGTGTTTCATCAAGAAGCCCATGTCAGCTGATGAGCCCCCCAAGCAATTCACCTTTGATGGGACTTACTTCACCGATCAAACTACAGAACAGATGTACAACGAGAGCGCCTATCCATTAGTAGAG GGAGTCACGGAAGGATACAATGGCACAATATTTGCTTATGGCCAAACAGGAAGCGGCAAGTCCTTTACTATGCAGGGGGTGACTGAGCCCCCGGCCCAGAGGGGGGTCATCCCACGAGCCTTTGAGCACATCTTCGAGAGCATTCAG tgtTCAGAAAATACCAAGTTCCTTGTAAGGGCGTCCTACTTGGAGATTTACAATGAAGAAATAAGAGACCTCTTGGGCAGTGACACTAAGCAGAGATTAGAG CTGAAAGAGCACCCGGAGCGTGGGGTGTACGCCCGGGACCTGTCCATGCACACGGTACACAACGTGGCGGAGTGTGAGAGCATGATGGAGCGCGGCTGGCGGAACCGCGCCGTGGCCTACACCTTCATGAACAAAGATTCGTCTCGCTCACACTCAATCTTCAGCATCCACCTGGAGATGTGTCGCACAG ATGCAGCAGGCCAGGACCACCTCCGAGTCGGGAAGCTCAATCTGGTAGATCTGGCGGGGAGTGAACGTCAGTCCAAAACGGGCGCAACGGGCGAACGTTTGCGCGAGGCCACCAAGATCAACTTGTCTCTCTCGGCCCTGGGCAACGTCATTTCAGCCCTGGTGGATGGCCGCTCCAAATATGTCCCCTACCGCGACTCCAAACTCACCCGGCTGCTGCAGGACTCGCTGGGGGGCAAAACTCGAACCCTGATGGTGGCCTGCCTCTCCCCGGCCGACAGCAACTACGAGGAGAGCCTGTGCACGCTGCGTTACGCCAACCGCGCCAAAAGCATCCAGAACCGGCCGTGCATAAACGAAGACCCCAAGGATGCGCTGCTGCGGGAGTACCAGGAGGAGATCAAGAAGCTGCGGGCCCTCATCTCAGGCCAGCTGGGCTCTGTTGCTCCCGTTCCAT CTGTGATGCCCAAGCATCAAGCAGAGGTTTGCCCCAACTCCACCGACAGGGAAAAGGACAAGATTAAAAAG GACTACGAGGAGAGGCTGGCCAAGCTGCAGGCCGACTTCAGCGCTGAGCGGGAGTCCAAGGCCAAGCTGCAGCAGGACATTACTACTCTGCGCGCCTCCTATGACAGCAAACTGTCTGGCCTGGAGAAGATCAAAACCAGCAGGGAGAGGTCTACCCCAAAGAATG CGAGCTCCAGCAGTGTCACAACAGAGGAAACGTTCCCGAGCAACGCAAATGAG CTGAGCCAGTCCATTGTGCCACATGCTGCTGATCGGATCCCAAAAAGTCCAGATGGAGTCCCAGAAGAGTCGCCTGGTGTCGGTACAGCAGGGGATGTGGAGCAAAAAGAAGCCTTGGAGAG GCTTCAGAGGCTGGAGCAGGAGGTGGTCGGCGGTGAGCAAGCCCGCAACAAAGAATTCCAGCAGAGGCAGCGGCAGAGGAGGAAGGTGGCCGATCAGAGGAAAGCTCAGCTCGTTCAAGCTTTGTCGGACAACAGCGAGGAGAGCGACAACGTGCTGTTCAGTGTCTACGACTCCATTCAGGAGGAGGTCCACGCCAAAGGCCAGATGCTGTCTAAGGTCCAGGGAAAG CTGAAAGCAGCCAAATTAGAGATTCGTGACCTGCAGGCAGAGTTTGAAGAGGAGCGGAATGATTATCTCGTGACCATTCGTCGCCTGGAACGCGAGGGCCAGCTGCTTCACGGTCTGCTTGAGCGCATGGCGCCACTCGTTCGCCGGGACTGCAACTACAGCAGCCTGGAGCGCCTGAAGAGAGAGGCCGCATGGGACGAGGAGAGCACTGCCTGGAGGATTCCCGACGTGACGATCCAGAGAACCACGCTGCCCTCGGGTGGGACTTTCCAT CTCTCCCCGCCCAGAGGCCTGGCAGCCGATGCCAAAGACATCGTG CCGCGTGTTCCCTAG
- the kif17 gene encoding kinesin-like protein KIF17 isoform X4: MGSESVKVVVRCRPLNDRETALGSKMVLTMDLQRCQCFIKKPMSADEPPKQFTFDGTYFTDQTTEQMYNESAYPLVEGVTEGYNGTIFAYGQTGSGKSFTMQGVTEPPAQRGVIPRAFEHIFESIQCSENTKFLVRASYLEIYNEEIRDLLGSDTKQRLELKEHPERGVYARDLSMHTVHNVAECESMMERGWRNRAVAYTFMNKDSSRSHSIFSIHLEMCRTDAAGQDHLRVGKLNLVDLAGSERQSKTGATGERLREATKINLSLSALGNVISALVDGRSKYVPYRDSKLTRLLQDSLGGKTRTLMVACLSPADSNYEESLCTLRYANRAKSIQNRPCINEDPKDALLREYQEEIKKLRALISGQLGSVAPVPSVMPKHQAEVCPNSTDREKDKIKKDYEERLAKLQADFSAERESKAKLQQDITTLRASYDSKLSGLEKIKTSRERSTPKNAPAVSQQRKRSRATQMRCTHWMRATVHETFQMESQKSRLVSVQQGMWSKKKPWRGFRGWSRRWSAVSKPATKNSSRGSGRGGRWPIRGKLSSFKLCRTTARRATTCCSVSTTPFRRRSTPKARCCLRSRES, translated from the exons ATGGGGTCCGAATCTGTGAAGGTGGTGGTCCGGTGCAGGCCCCTTAATGACAGAGAGACAGCTCTGGGTTCCAAAATGGTGCTGACCATGGACCTACAGCGGTGCCAGTGTTTCATCAAGAAGCCCATGTCAGCTGATGAGCCCCCCAAGCAATTCACCTTTGATGGGACTTACTTCACCGATCAAACTACAGAACAGATGTACAACGAGAGCGCCTATCCATTAGTAGAG GGAGTCACGGAAGGATACAATGGCACAATATTTGCTTATGGCCAAACAGGAAGCGGCAAGTCCTTTACTATGCAGGGGGTGACTGAGCCCCCGGCCCAGAGGGGGGTCATCCCACGAGCCTTTGAGCACATCTTCGAGAGCATTCAG tgtTCAGAAAATACCAAGTTCCTTGTAAGGGCGTCCTACTTGGAGATTTACAATGAAGAAATAAGAGACCTCTTGGGCAGTGACACTAAGCAGAGATTAGAG CTGAAAGAGCACCCGGAGCGTGGGGTGTACGCCCGGGACCTGTCCATGCACACGGTACACAACGTGGCGGAGTGTGAGAGCATGATGGAGCGCGGCTGGCGGAACCGCGCCGTGGCCTACACCTTCATGAACAAAGATTCGTCTCGCTCACACTCAATCTTCAGCATCCACCTGGAGATGTGTCGCACAG ATGCAGCAGGCCAGGACCACCTCCGAGTCGGGAAGCTCAATCTGGTAGATCTGGCGGGGAGTGAACGTCAGTCCAAAACGGGCGCAACGGGCGAACGTTTGCGCGAGGCCACCAAGATCAACTTGTCTCTCTCGGCCCTGGGCAACGTCATTTCAGCCCTGGTGGATGGCCGCTCCAAATATGTCCCCTACCGCGACTCCAAACTCACCCGGCTGCTGCAGGACTCGCTGGGGGGCAAAACTCGAACCCTGATGGTGGCCTGCCTCTCCCCGGCCGACAGCAACTACGAGGAGAGCCTGTGCACGCTGCGTTACGCCAACCGCGCCAAAAGCATCCAGAACCGGCCGTGCATAAACGAAGACCCCAAGGATGCGCTGCTGCGGGAGTACCAGGAGGAGATCAAGAAGCTGCGGGCCCTCATCTCAGGCCAGCTGGGCTCTGTTGCTCCCGTTCCAT CTGTGATGCCCAAGCATCAAGCAGAGGTTTGCCCCAACTCCACCGACAGGGAAAAGGACAAGATTAAAAAG GACTACGAGGAGAGGCTGGCCAAGCTGCAGGCCGACTTCAGCGCTGAGCGGGAGTCCAAGGCCAAGCTGCAGCAGGACATTACTACTCTGCGCGCCTCCTATGACAGCAAACTGTCTGGCCTGGAGAAGATCAAAACCAGCAGGGAGAGGTCTACCCCAAAGAATG CTCCAGCAGTGTCACAACAGAGGAAACGTTCCCGAGCAACGCAAATGAGGTGCACACACTGGATGAGAGCCACCGTCCAcgaaacat TCCAGATGGAGTCCCAGAAGAGTCGCCTGGTGTCGGTACAGCAGGGGATGTGGAGCAAAAAGAAGCCTTGGAGAG GCTTCAGAGGCTGGAGCAGGAGGTGGTCGGCGGTGAGCAAGCCCGCAACAAAGAATTCCAGCAGAGGCAGCGGCAGAGGAGGAAGGTGGCCGATCAGAGGAAAGCTCAGCTCGTTCAAGCTTTGTCGGACAACAGCGAGGAGAGCGACAACGTGCTGTTCAGTGTCTACGACTCCATTCAGGAGGAGGTCCACGCCAAAGGCCAGATGCTGTCTAAGGTCCAGGGAAAG CTGA
- the sh2d5 gene encoding SH2 domain-containing protein 5 isoform X1, with protein sequence MGEATVREDGTVIRSAEYVGSFSVDDSCLDDQMEQLHRNLKTLKTCKKSRPVSIKFSVKGVKMYDEDETTLLMAHALRRVSLSTARPSDSQFAFVSHNPGSADVQLYCHVFRARHARAAQFLNLLLCRCFQLSYLEKHPDEAQEGSSGSAPQRNPSLLNHGFPLSVSALVSFRRAPFRGLMFGSKKHDKASDEQQLGNQDEVFTTSSPSLVRKKAIRNKVLRSGAYRSFTFTPLKQRHVQERLNASQEKDQDKTVARRPRMPSLAETEEALAQAVWCWAGIATDSSYSLLADDVLGSYLLCPHPKKPKSGSLIIRFPSGLITYLIENTRKGNFFLEKCKAEFSSLAELIEHYTENQDGLPCRLSCARVNHCYEWEEEDATEPKAQEVRRSLNKSRMLKIVKGMGMKFGH encoded by the exons ATGGGCGAAGCAACAGTCAGAGAGGATGGCACAGTGATAAGATCAGCTGAG TATGTAGGCTCATTTTCGGTGGACGACAGCTGCCTAGATGATCAGATGGAGCAGCTGCATAGGAACCTAAAGACCCTGAAA ACATGCAAAAAGAGCAGGCCCGTATCAATCAAGTTCTCCGTCAAAGGCGTGAAAATGTACGATGAGGACGAAACG ACCCTCCTGATGGCCCACGCCCTTCGCAGAGTGTCACTGTCCACCGCCCGGCCCAGCGACTCCCAGTTTGCCTTTGTCTCCCACAACCCAGGCAGCGCCGACGTCCAGTTGTACTGCCACGTTTTTCGAGCCAGACACGCCAGAGCT GCCCAGTTCCTGAACCTTCTGCTGTGCCGCTGTTTCCAACTGTCTTACTTGGAGAAGCACCCAGACGAAGCCCAGGAAGGTTCTTCCGGTTCGGCGCCTCAACGTAACCCGTCGCTTCTCAACCACGGCTTTCCGCTCAGTGTTAGCGCCCTGGTGTCCTTCAGAAGAGCTCCCTTTCGCGGGTTGATGTTCGGTTCTAAG AAACATGACAAGGCGTCCGACGAGCAGCAGCTTGGCAACCAAGATGAGGTCTTCACCACCTCCTCCCCATCCCTAGTGCGCAAGAAAGCCATCCGCAACAAAGTGCTGCGTTCCGGGGCATATCGCTCCTTCACGTTCACACCGCTCAAGCAGCGCCACGTGCAGGAGCGCCTCAATGCATCACAAG AAAAGGACCAAGACAAGACCGTGGCAAGACGACCAAGGATGCCGAGCTTGGCCGAGACCGAGGAAGCGCTGGCTCAGGCTGTGTGGTGTTGGGCCGGTATTGCAAC TGACAGCAGCTACTCCCTCCTGGCTGATGACGTTTTGGGATCTTACCTCTTGTGCCCACATCCCAAGAAACCCAAAAGTGGATCCCTCATCATTCGCTTCCCATCTGGCCTCATCACCTACCTTATTGAAAACACTCGTAAAGGGAATTTCTTTTTGGAG AAATGCAAAGCCGAATTCAGTTCACTGGCAGAACTGATTGAACATTACACAGAGAACCAGGATGGACTCCCGTGCCGGCTGAGCTGTGCCCGAGTAAACCACTGCTATGAGTGGGAGGAGGAAGATGCCACAGAGCCAAAGGCCCAGGAGGTGCGCAGAAGCCTGAACAAAAGCAGAATGCTCAAGATAGTGAAAGGAATGGGGATGAAATTTGGACACTAG
- the sh2d5 gene encoding SH2 domain-containing protein 5 isoform X2 has translation MGEATVREDGTVIRSAEYVGSFSVDDSCLDDQMEQLHRNLKTLKTLLMAHALRRVSLSTARPSDSQFAFVSHNPGSADVQLYCHVFRARHARAAQFLNLLLCRCFQLSYLEKHPDEAQEGSSGSAPQRNPSLLNHGFPLSVSALVSFRRAPFRGLMFGSKKHDKASDEQQLGNQDEVFTTSSPSLVRKKAIRNKVLRSGAYRSFTFTPLKQRHVQERLNASQEKDQDKTVARRPRMPSLAETEEALAQAVWCWAGIATDSSYSLLADDVLGSYLLCPHPKKPKSGSLIIRFPSGLITYLIENTRKGNFFLEKCKAEFSSLAELIEHYTENQDGLPCRLSCARVNHCYEWEEEDATEPKAQEVRRSLNKSRMLKIVKGMGMKFGH, from the exons ATGGGCGAAGCAACAGTCAGAGAGGATGGCACAGTGATAAGATCAGCTGAG TATGTAGGCTCATTTTCGGTGGACGACAGCTGCCTAGATGATCAGATGGAGCAGCTGCATAGGAACCTAAAGACCCTGAAA ACCCTCCTGATGGCCCACGCCCTTCGCAGAGTGTCACTGTCCACCGCCCGGCCCAGCGACTCCCAGTTTGCCTTTGTCTCCCACAACCCAGGCAGCGCCGACGTCCAGTTGTACTGCCACGTTTTTCGAGCCAGACACGCCAGAGCT GCCCAGTTCCTGAACCTTCTGCTGTGCCGCTGTTTCCAACTGTCTTACTTGGAGAAGCACCCAGACGAAGCCCAGGAAGGTTCTTCCGGTTCGGCGCCTCAACGTAACCCGTCGCTTCTCAACCACGGCTTTCCGCTCAGTGTTAGCGCCCTGGTGTCCTTCAGAAGAGCTCCCTTTCGCGGGTTGATGTTCGGTTCTAAG AAACATGACAAGGCGTCCGACGAGCAGCAGCTTGGCAACCAAGATGAGGTCTTCACCACCTCCTCCCCATCCCTAGTGCGCAAGAAAGCCATCCGCAACAAAGTGCTGCGTTCCGGGGCATATCGCTCCTTCACGTTCACACCGCTCAAGCAGCGCCACGTGCAGGAGCGCCTCAATGCATCACAAG AAAAGGACCAAGACAAGACCGTGGCAAGACGACCAAGGATGCCGAGCTTGGCCGAGACCGAGGAAGCGCTGGCTCAGGCTGTGTGGTGTTGGGCCGGTATTGCAAC TGACAGCAGCTACTCCCTCCTGGCTGATGACGTTTTGGGATCTTACCTCTTGTGCCCACATCCCAAGAAACCCAAAAGTGGATCCCTCATCATTCGCTTCCCATCTGGCCTCATCACCTACCTTATTGAAAACACTCGTAAAGGGAATTTCTTTTTGGAG AAATGCAAAGCCGAATTCAGTTCACTGGCAGAACTGATTGAACATTACACAGAGAACCAGGATGGACTCCCGTGCCGGCTGAGCTGTGCCCGAGTAAACCACTGCTATGAGTGGGAGGAGGAAGATGCCACAGAGCCAAAGGCCCAGGAGGTGCGCAGAAGCCTGAACAAAAGCAGAATGCTCAAGATAGTGAAAGGAATGGGGATGAAATTTGGACACTAG